A segment of the Sphingomonas cannabina genome:
TATGTTCGCGGATTGCACTGGCATCGGCCATCATTGGTCTCCTTCTGAGGGTTCGCGCCGCCAACGCTTGCGCCGCCGAAACGATGCATCGCCGACAGCAGCAAGGCTCGCCGCATGATCCGCGCACGCACTCTCCTCCTCGCCGTCGCCCTCGCGAGCCTCGCCGCCTGCGCCAGGCAGGTCGGCTCCGCGGTGGAGCCCGCCGCCCCCGGCTTCCTGTGGGGCGTGTGGCACGGCTTCATCTTCCCGGTCGCCTGGGTGCTGAGCCTGTTCATGCCCGACGTCGCGATCTACGCGGTGCCGAACAACGGCGGCTGGTACGATTTCGGCTATTTCGTCGGCATCGTCTTCCTCGGCGTCGGCGCCCGCAGCACGCGCAAGGTCTATATCGAGCGCATCGTCTACCGGGACAGGAGCCGATGAGCCGCGCGCCCCTCATCATGTACGGCGTCGGCGCCTTGAGCCTCATGGGCAGCGCGGTCGTCGCGACGCGCCCGGCGAAGGACGAGGGCGCGGTCTACCGCCGCCGCATCGCCGCCGCGATGCTCGGCGCCTTCGCGCTGTTCATGACCGGCTTCGCCACCGCGAGCCTGCTGGCGGGAGTGGGGGGATGAGAGGAATGCTCCGGAACGCCGACGTCCGCGCGATAGTCGTCCCGGTCGTTGTGATCGCCCTCTATTACGCAATCTCGTCGCTGACCGGCTTCGGCGCCTGGGTAAACGCGAACCCGGTCGCCAGCGCCATCGTTCATGTGCTCGGCGTTCTTCTCTTCGGCGGGCTGGGCCTTCTCACCTTGCTGGGCTCCCGTTGGGACCGGCAGCTGCGATCGCTGGGCTATCGCCTCATCGGAGTCCTGTTCCTCGGCTTCGCCGCCATTCACGCCGCATTGCTCGTCAGCGGCGCCAACAACCCATCTGATCTTTTCTAGTCTCGGAGTAAGTCTCATGCCCCTTCTCGACGCCCGCAAGACCTACAAGCCCTTCGAATATCCCTGGGCGTATGAATTCTGGAAGCGCCAGCAGCAGATCCACTGGATGCCGGAGGAGGTGCCGCTGGGCGAGGACTGCCGCGACTGGGCGCAGAAGCTCGACCAGACCGAGCGCAACCTCTTAACGCAGATCTTCCGCTTCTTCACCCAGGCCGACGTCGAGGTGCAGGACTGCTACCACGACAAATACGGCCGCGTGTTCAAGCCGACCGAGATCAAGATGATGCTGGCCGCGTTCAGCAACATGGAGACGGTCCACATCGCCGCCTACAGCCACCTGCTCGACACCATCGGCATGCCCGAGAGCGAGTACGGCATGTTCCTCGAATATGCCGAGATGAAGGACAAGCACGACTATCTGCAGCAGTTCGGCGTCGACAACGACGAGGACATCGCCAAGACGCTGGCGATGTTCGGCGGCTTCACCGAGGGGCTGCAGCTGTTCGCGAGCTTCGCGATGCTGATGAACTTCCCGCGCTTCAACAAGATGAAGGGCATGGGCCAGATCGTGTCCTGGTCGGTGCGCGACGAGAGCCTGCACTGCGAGGGCATCATCCGCCTGTTCCACGAATTCGCGAAGGAGCGCGATTGCCTCACCGCTGCGGTCAAGCGCGACATCCGCGACATGTGCCACACCACCGTCGACCTCGAGGACGCGTTCATCGACCTGGCGTTCGAGCAGGGCCCGGTCGACGGCATGAGCGCGGAGGAGGTGAAGCGCTACATCCGCTACATCGCCGACTGGCGCCTGGGGCAGCTCGGCCTCAAGCCGATGTTCATGATCAAGGAGCACCCGCTCCCCTGGCTCACCCCGCTGCTCAACGGCGTCGAGCACGCCAACTTCTTCGAGACCCGCGCGACGGAATATTCGAAGGGCGCGACGCGGGGCGATTGGAACTCGGTGTGGGATTCGTTCGACAAGCGCCAGAAGGCCAAGCGCGACAAGGCGGCGAACGAGGATGGCGAGGGGAGCGGGGGGGATATGTTCTCGGCGGCGGGGGTCGCGGCGGAGTGAGGCGCGCCGCGCAGGGATTTAGCGTCAGCTAAATCCCGCTCCCCGGCGGCGCGCCCGGCCGGCGGCGCCTCAAGCGCCGACCGAGGCACGGGCTTTGCCCGTGCTATTCCTCATCAGTCCACACTGCTTTCATTATTTCTATGTGCTGGATAAGGCGGTTTAGGGCCGTCTCAGTTAGCGGACCCTCAAACGCCAGTTCTACATTACACGTTCGTGATAGAGTGAGACGCTCTACGAGACGATCCGAGGCTGGTGAACGTGATATAGATATCTCTGCGGTTGCGGTGTTGGGTTCTTCAACCGTTCCCCTTGCTGGGTTCGGATCCACAACCTCCTCTTCAGCGATTGTACCAATCTCCGAGATAGTTTGGCGAAGGCTGGCGATACAATCTCCCGCACCACTCGAGCTAAAATCCTTATTTCGTATAAGATAAGAGCGCAGTGCTTCGTCAGAGCGCGGGATGTGACCACTAAAGTGGGTTCTTATCTCAGAGAAGATTTCCGGTTTGAATGCTGCCATCTCAAGAGCATCTTTCTTCTCCTGATTAGATGACGGCTCCAGTATAGCTAACGCGAGATCACTAATTCTGACAGTGCCACGTAGGCCCTCTAACAAACCGTACTGTCTAAGCGCACCTAGAACCGTTGCGCTAGTACCACTCTTTCCAGAAAACCCTAAAATTTTGTAGGCCGTATCTGTCTCAATGGCACTACGATGTGCCTCCTCATAAAAGCGACTAGTATGATTAACCGCCGCCAAGAGCGATATACGCGGATAGCGTGGACTACGGGTGTCAGCCATCGCGACCTCCTTACACACAGAAAGAACCCTAGAAAGTACATAGCATAGTACACGCAGATCACAACGCTCCATA
Coding sequences within it:
- a CDS encoding ribonucleotide-diphosphate reductase subunit beta gives rise to the protein MPLLDARKTYKPFEYPWAYEFWKRQQQIHWMPEEVPLGEDCRDWAQKLDQTERNLLTQIFRFFTQADVEVQDCYHDKYGRVFKPTEIKMMLAAFSNMETVHIAAYSHLLDTIGMPESEYGMFLEYAEMKDKHDYLQQFGVDNDEDIAKTLAMFGGFTEGLQLFASFAMLMNFPRFNKMKGMGQIVSWSVRDESLHCEGIIRLFHEFAKERDCLTAAVKRDIRDMCHTTVDLEDAFIDLAFEQGPVDGMSAEEVKRYIRYIADWRLGQLGLKPMFMIKEHPLPWLTPLLNGVEHANFFETRATEYSKGATRGDWNSVWDSFDKRQKAKRDKAANEDGEGSGGDMFSAAGVAAE